The Vibrio crassostreae genomic interval TTGAAAGCAGCTTTAAGATCTTTGAAAAGAAAGAAGATATTCGATTAAAGTGTAAGTATTGCGAAAAGGTATTCTCTCGCGAGATCGTGACAGAAAGATAACGCCATACGGCAACGCTGACCGAATGTAAAAACTATCAAATACCTCGCCTATGCGGGGTATTTTGCTCTTTACCTATCCAAAGTTTGAAGGCACACTGAAAATTGATTTTTATCTAATAACTGATGGAATAAACCAATGACTAAAGTACTTCACACAGAATCTGCTCCAGCTGCAATCGGCCCATACGTACAAGGTGTTGACCTTGGTAACATGGTACTGACTTCTGGTCAAATCCCAGTAAACCCAGCAACTGGTGAAGTATCTGCTGATATCGCAGTGCAAGCTCGCCAATCTCTAGACAACGTTCAAGCGGTTGTTGAAGCTTCAGGCCTGACTGTAAAAGACATCGTAAAACTAACGGTATTCGTAAAAGACCTAAACGACTTCGGCACAGTAAACGAAGTTTACGGCAAATTCTTTGATGAGCACGGCGTTGCGAACTACCCTGCACGTTCATGTGTTGAAGTAGCACGTCTGCCAAAAGATGTAGGTATTGAGATCGAAGCTATTGCGGTTCGCAAATAGGTTTTAATATCTAGAATAAACGGTTTCTAGTAAACGAATAAGGCATAATGCTGAGCGTTTATCAGATACAAAAAAGGTTGCCCAATTGGCAACCTTTTTTATTGTTCATCGTTTCGCTTAGATGATTACTTCTTATTAAGCTCAACCACTTCTTTGTCTAACTCTTCAAGCTTAGCAGCCATCTGCTCACGAGCTAGGTTAGCCAGTTGACGAACATTAGACTTATCGTAATCTTCAGTGCTGATTGGTGGCAGCATCTCAACAATCACATGGCCGTTGTTCCAACGGTTTAGCTTCACGCCACCTGTTGAGCTACACACGATAGGGATAATCGGTAAGCCAGCACCAATCGCCGCATGGAATGCACCCGTTTTGAATGGCAGCAGACCACGGCCACGAGAACGAGTCCCTTCAGGGAACATCCATACTGAAACGTCGCTCTCTTTTAGGCTGGTCACTACCTGATCAATGGTACCCACCGCTTTGCTGCGGTTAGCACGGTCAATTAGGATGTTACCCGTCAACCAGTAAAGCTGACCAAATAGAGGCATCCACACTAGGCTTTTCTTACCAACCGTCACCACTTTTGGCGTTACCGCTGATGAAATCGTGAATAGATCCCAGCTGTTTTGGTGGTTCGCCACATAAACATGTTGGCCGCGAGAGTAGGCATCTTCTGGGATGCGAAGCTCTAACTTCATACCGAAGATCTTCGACATGCGACCGAAATAGCGGCCAAAGGTAAATACGTGTTTTGGGTTGCGCGGGCTTAGTAAACAGTAACCACACCCAAATACAAACATAAGAATCGCAAATATCGCCACTGCGAAAATACGTAATATTGCTATCATTTTGTTCCTCACCGACCGCCAAGTTGATTCATCTATTCGCGCAAAAATGAGCAATAGGTTTACTTGCGGTAAATACAACTATAAAAAAGCCGAAACCAAGGTTCCGACTTTTATGTTTTCATCTTACTGATTCATGAATCCACTAACCTAGGTTAGTTCGACTCACTAAATCGTGTAATGTTTGCGCCTAAGGCTGACAGTTTATCTTCAATCTTATCGTAGCCACGATCGATGTGATAAATACGGTCAACGATGGTTTCGCCTTGAGCAATACAGCCAGCAATCACAAGGCTCGCAGATGCGCGAAGGTCCGTAGCCATTACTTGAGCGCCGCTCAGTTTTTCCGTCTCACCACAGATAGCCGTGTTGCCTTCGATTTCCGCTTTTGCGCCCATTCGCTGTAACTCAGGAATGTGCATAAAGCGGTTTTCAAAGATAGTCTCAGTGATAACACCACTGCCCTTCGCCATCATGTTAAGCAGAGTAAACTGTGCTTGCATATCGGTTGGGAAGCCAGGGTGAGGTGCCGTTACGATTTTCACCGCTTTCAGTTCACGACCCGTCATATCAAGGCTGATCCAGTCTTCACCCGTTTCAACCTTCGCACCCGCTTCTTCAAGCTTCGCTAAGGCAGCTTCAAGAAGATGAGCGTTGGTGTTGCGACAAACCACTTTACCGCCAGAAACAGCAGCAGCAACCAGGAAAGTGCCCGTTTCAATACGGTCAGCAACCACAGAGTGTTGGCCACCACCAAGACGCTCAACGCCTTCGATAGTAATCGTATCTGTACCTGCGCCAGAAATTTTAGCACCTAGTTTGTTTAGGAAGTCAGCCGTATCAACAATCTCAGGCTCACGCGCTGAGTTATCGAGTACTGTTGTACCTTCCGCTAGTGTTGCTGCACACATGATAGTAATCGTAGCGCCAACGCTTACTTTATCCATCACGATGTGCGCGCCTTTCAAACGGCCATCAACACTTGCTTTCACATAACCATCTTCCAACTTAATGGTCGCACCTAGTTGCTCTAGGCCATGGATATGCAAATCAACAGGGCGAGCACCAATTGCACAACCACCAGGAAGTGATACTTGGCCTTCACCAAAACGAGCGACTAGAGGACCTAAAGCCCAGATAGAAGCACGCATTGTTTTTACTAAATCGTAAGGCGCACAAAACTCATTAATTTCACTGCCATCAACATGAACACTACCGTTACGTGATACTTTTGCGCCGAGACGCTTTAGTAGCTCCATCGTAGTATCGATGTCACGTAGGTGAGGAACATTACTCACTTCAACTGGCTCTTCAGCAAGAATTGAAGCAAATAAGATAGGTAGCGCTGCATTTTTTGCGCCTGAGATCGTCACTTCACCGCTTAGCGGCTTGTCCGATCCAATAACTCGAAACTTTTCCATCATAAACCTTAAAGTGACATCAGTTTCTTATCACGTTCCCACTCTTCTGGCGTGAAAGCCTTAATAGAAAGAGCATGGATGTCATTGCGTTGAATGTATTCCATTAGTGGGCCGTAGATTAGTTGCTGCTTCTTAACTCGATTCATGCCGTCAAAACATGGATCAACCGCAACAACTTCGTAATGACTGCCTTCACCCTTCACGAAAATTTCCTGAAGGTTCAGTGCCTCTGCTAATAATTCTTGTACTTTTGTGCTGTCCACAAATAGCTCCTGCCTAATTTTTTATGTGTTCTGCCATCATTGGCTGGATATTGCTCAATTGGAACAACGTTCGTAATTGTTCTGGCACGAAACTGAGCATTATATGACAGTTTTGATTTTTTGCATGCTCTAATAAGTGAATTAGCATCACCATTCCTGCTGAATCGACTCGATTTATATGGCTAAGGTCAATTTCAACGCTCGATTCCGTCGTTTGCCACTTTTCCAATATACGCCAGATTGCAGGGACACTGTCTCGGTCGATATCGCCGAGCAGCTGATATTCTTTAGAGCTTAGTGCTTGCCATTGAGAATGGCTCATTATTTATTACTCTCAAAACGAATCGGTTGTGCTGCTAATTTCTCTAGCTCGTCAGCAACCTGTAAGATGCCTTCTTGACGAATCTTAGTATTCCACTCCGATTGCTTGCTCGACAACAGGCTAATCCCTTCCGCAACCATATCAAATGCCTTCCACTCGCCAGATTTTTTGTCTTTACGAAGTTTAAATTCAAGCTTGATGTTAGGTCGCGGCGAATCAATGATATCTACCTTGATACTGGTAATACGGCTGTCCGCTTTGATTTTTGGTTCAGGGCCAAACTCGATGGTTTGGTCTGAATATTGAGTCAGTACTTGCGCGTAAGAAGAAACCAAGTATTTACGGAATGAGTCGATAAATACACGGACATCTTTTCTATCCGCGCCTTTCAGATTTGGCCCTAATAACTTAAGTGCCGCATATTGTGCATTCACATAAGGCATCAACTCTTCTTCCACGATCACCTTAAGGAGTTCTGGATCTTGGTGAATGTTGTCTTGTTCGCTCTTTAAGCGCTCAAATGCCACCTCAGCGACTTGCGTCATCATTTGGTAAGGCTGCGTTTTATCAATAGTCGTATCCGCAAAAGCTTGAGTAGAAATCAACAAGGCCATTACAGCGAAAAACCATGTTTTTAAGTGACTCATCGTTTTCAACATCCTCTTATTCCTCAGCTTTATTGTCATCAGAGCCGCCAACGCTATACAGCACTTGGCCAATCAAATCTTCGAGTACCAATGCCGATTTAGTATCTTCTATAGAATCCCCATCGACCAGCATCTCTTCATCGTCAAAAATGAAGCCTGGAACCAAACTGATGTACTGCTCACCGATTAAACCTGACGTTAAAATTTGAGCACTAGAGGTATCAGGAAATTGTGAGTACTTCGAATCAATAGACAATTTAACCACCGGCAGGTAGCTCTCGGTATCAAGCTCAATACTTTGAACTCGGCCAACAACCACGCCCCCCACTTTCACCGGAGAACGAACCTTTAGGCTACCAATGTTGTCAAAGGTCGCTTTGAGATTGTAAGTATGGTTCGAACCTATGCCTTTTACGTCAGCGACTTGAAAGATCATGATTAAGATTGCGCAAATTCCGGCAATAACAAAGGTGCCGACCCATAATTCTAATTTTCGAGTTTGTTGCATGATTAATTCCCAAACATCAATGCGGTAAGAACAAAATCTAGCCCTAATACCGCTAGAGAAGAGTGCACTACTGTGCGTGTGGTTGCCTGACTGATACCTTCAGAGGTCGGTACCGCATCGTAACCATTGAAAAGTGCGATCCAAGTTACGGTGATAGCGAAGACCATACACTTGATCATGCTGTTACCAATATCTCGACCTAGCTCAACAGAAGACTGCATCGCAGACCAGAAACTACCGTGGTCAATGCCTTTCCAATCAACACCCACTAACTGACCGCCCCAAATGCCTACCGCCATAAAGATCATAGCAAGCAATGGCATTGAGATAAGCCCGGCCCAAAGTCGTGGTGCAATAATGCGTTTAAGAGGGTCAACGGCCATCATCTCAAGGCTGGAGATCTGCTCTGTAGCCTTCATCAAGCCAATCTCAGCCGTTAACGCAGAACCTGCGCGACCTGCAAACAGCAGCGCTGTCACTACAGGACCGAGCTCTCGTAACAGAGAAAGAGCGACCATCTGACCAAGGTTCCCCTCTGCGCCGTAGTCGATTAACACGACATAACCTTGCAGGCTGAGTACCATGCCAATGAACAGACCCGAAACTAAAATAATAGCCAATGACTGAACGCCAACGCTATAAAGTTGTTTTACTAATAAAGGGAAGTTTTTTAGTCTCGGGATGCCAAACAACGCCCCGAATAACATCAGGCTTGCTCGACCAAATGACTCGCAAATCGCAAGTGTACGTCTACCGACACCCGCAATAGTTTTAGCTATCATATTAAAACAAATCCTTTTCTAGACTTTGCGCAGGGAATCTAAACGGCACCGGACCATCCGCTTCACCTTGTAAGAATTGCTGCACTCTCGGATCGTCGTTGTTGTACAACTCTTCAGGCGTTCCCGCAGCAATGATTTTGCTATCTGCCATGAGGTAAACCCAATCCGCAATACTCATTACTTCTGGAACATCGTGAGAAACGACAATCGAGGTTAAGCCCAACGCTTGATTGAGGTTACGAATAAGCTCAACCAAAACACCCATGGTGATTGGGTCTTGGCCAACAAACGGTTCATCGTACATGATGAGCTCTGGATCTAAGGCAATCGCACGTGCCAACGCCGCTCGTCTCGCCATACCGCCAGACAATTCACTTGGCATTAACTGTGCTGCCCCTCGTAACCCTACCGCCTCAAGCTTAAGTAATACGATGGTACGAATGAATTTTTCATTCAGTTCAGTGTGCTCTCGCAGAGGAAACGCCACATTATCAAACACATTGAGATCCGTAAAAAGCGCACCCGATTGGAATAGCATGCTCATTTTCTTACGTGCTTGATAAAGCTTTCGACGTGATAATGCAGGGATGTTGTCGCCATCAAACCAGACTTCGCCTCCATCTGGCGGCAACTGTCCGCCAATCAAACGCAACAAGGTCGTTTTACCAATCCCTGACGGCCCCATAATTGCGGTTATCTTACCTTGAGGAACCTCTAAACTTATATCATCAAAGATAACGCGATCACCGCGTGAAAAGCTGAGGTTCTTAACTTTCACAAGCTCAGTGTTCAACATATTTTTGTTGTTTCCTTGCTTTAAAAAACGCCAATTATGGCTGCAATAATAATGAGTCTACTTTAGAATTAAAAGCACTGTTCAATTAATTCATATTAAACAGGAATCTATGCAGGAATTTGAAAGCATTAGAAAATTATCTATTGAGCTCTCTTTCTTGCCAGCTAACTGGTAATTAATTTGCCGAGTGACTTCCCTTTTATCTAGCAACAGGTCAAAATTAGCGGTTAATTCTCCGTTTTTATTAATTTTTTAGGAATCATCATGCTTGAAGCGATTGCGTTTCTTATTATCGGTCTAGGTTTTTTGGTGTGGAGTGCAGATAAGCTGGTTTACGGTGCCGCAGCTCTTGCTCGCAACTTCGGTATTTCACCACTAGTTATCGGTATGACGATCTTAGCAATGGGGTCTTCGGCTCCTGAAATGATGGTTTCTGCAACTGCAGCCCTTGATGGCAAAACAGATACGGCCGTTGGTAACGTTTTAGGTTCAAACATCGCCAACATCGCGCTGATTTTAGGTATTACAGCGCTGATTAAGCCATTATCTATTAGCTCAGGCGTGATTCGTCGTGAACTCCCATTAATGATCGGTGTCACTCTACTAGCGGGCGCCCTATTGTGGGACAACCACCTAGGCTTCTATGAAGGCGTGTTGTTGTTTGTTCTTTTTGCCGCGTTTTTGTTTGCTATGTTGCAAATCAGCCGCAGCGAGAAAAAGAACGGCGATGCTTTCCTTGATGAACAAGAATCAGAGATCCCAGAAGGCGTAAGTAACCCTAAGGCTGCAATGTGGGTGGTGATTGGTCTAATCGTCCTACCTTTAGCTGCTGATATGCTGGTAGATAACGCTGTGATCATCGCGAAATATTTTGGCATGAGCGATCTTGTCATAGGTCTAACTATCATTGCCGTAGGTACTAGTCTGCCTGAGCTTGCCGCATCACTTGCTGGTGTTATGAAGGGTGAAGATGATATGGCCGTGGGTAATATCATTGGCTCAAACGTATTCAACATCCTTGCTGTTATGGGTATCCCGGGCATCCTAAACCCTTCGATCTTGAGCGAGTTCGCTATGGGTCGTGACTTCTGGGTAATGCTAGGCGTATCGCTACTGCTTGTTGTTATGGCACTAGGAAAATCTCGTAGCGTGAATCGCATTGAAGGCGGCGTGTTAATTATCACGTTTGTGGCCTACCAAAGTTACCTACTAATGAACATGTCGGCTTAATTGTTGATTTAACTTCCCGTACTTGGAGTATTTGATGTCTCAGTCATTTGATTACCGCAGCGTTGCAAAACAAGTTTTGGAAACCGAAGTTGCAGGTCTCACTCAATTAGACCAATATTTTAATGATGATTTTTGTAAAACTTGCGACCTTATCCTGAACAATAAAGGCAAAGTCGTTGTGATGGGAATGGGTAAGTCAGGCCACATTGGCAACAAAATAGCAGCGACGTTGGCAAGTACCGGGACATCGGCTTTCTTTGTGCATCCAGGAGAAGCAGCGCATGGCGACTTAGGCATGATCGAACCTGGCGATATTGTGATCGCAATATCCAACTCAGGCGAATCGGGAGAAATCCTCAGCCTATTCCCTGTATTAAAGCGTCTGAACATCAAGATCATCAGCATGACAGGTAAGCCAACATCAAACATGGCGACCTTGTCTGATATCCATTTACAAATTTCAGTACCGGAAGAAGCGTGTCCACTGGGCTTAGCACCAACAACCAGTACCACGGCGACTTTGGTTATGGGTGATGCATTAGCCGTTGCACTTTTGCAGGCTCGAGGCTTTACCGCTCAAGACTTTGCATTGTCTCATCCAGGTGGCGCTTTAGGTCGTCAACTGCTGTTAAAACTAGACGACATCATGCACACAGGTGATGCACTCCCTGTTGTTGCACCAGATGCGCTAGTACGAGATGCTCTGTTAGAGATATCTCAAAAAGGCTTGGGCATGACAGCCATCGTTGGTGAAGATGGCCAAATGGCCGGTATTTTTACCGATGGTGATTTACGCCGAATCCTAGACAAGCGCGTTGATATTCATAACACGCAGATCGGCGACGTAATGACACTTAACCCAACGGTAGCAGAACCAAACATGCTCGCAGTAGAGGGATTAAACTTGATGCAAGCTAAAAGCATCAATGGCCTGATGTTGTGCCATGAAGGTAAGCTGGTTGGAGCCTTAAACATGCATGACTTACTGAAAGCAGGAGTAATGTAATGACACAGACAGTCGAAACCTTATACGGCACAGTAGATGCTGATGTATTCGCAGTAGCAAAAGAGATCAAACTACTAATTTGCGATGTCGATGGTGTATTCTCTGATGGTCGCATCTACATGGGCAACAACGGTGAAGAGCTGAAGACCTTTCACACTCGTGACGGTTACGGCATTAAATCACTGATGAACGCGGGTATTGAAATCGCGATCATCACTGGTCGTAAATCTCAAATTGTTGAGAATCGAATGACTGCTCTAGGCATCAAGCTGATTTATCAAGGCCAAGACGATAAAGTTAAGGCATACCAGGATATTTGCGATAAGCTTTCTGTAAATCCTGAAAACACAGGTTACATCGGCGACGATCTGATCGACTGGCCTGTGATGGAAAAAGTTGGCTTGAAGGTCTGTGTAGCAGATGGTCACCCGCTACTTGCAAAGCGAGCAAACTACGTGACAACCATTAACGGTGGTCATGGTGCGGTACGTGAAGTTTGCGACCTTATTTTACAAGCAAGAAATGAACTCGACGTGCATAAAGGTTTAAGCATATGAGTTTTACTCGTATTATCTATTTAATACTAATATTTATTGCCTCTTGGTCGACCTATTATCTGTACGACAAAGAGCAAACATCAACGATACAAGTAGCTCCAAATTTGGAGCTGCCCGCGTTTAGTGGCAAAAGCCTAAACAACATTAGCTATGACGAAAGCGGTATTCGTAGCTATCAGGTTGAATCGACGTATTTAGAACATTACTCAGTGGTTGGCGATACGCACTTTCAAAACCCGGTTCTTTCGGTATTCCGAGAAGGACACACGATTGAATGGCAAGTCACCGCTGATCGCGCGATTATGGATGAGAATCAAGTTGTCACTTTTTATGACAACGTCGTGGCAAAGAACCTATTGCCAGAAGCCAGCTTCGATACAATGACTACAGATAAAATGGTTGTTGAGCTGCCTAGCCGAGATTTTTATTCAGAGACTCCGGTCCATATGATCGGTACATTTTTTGAAACTGAGGGACAAGCAATGAAAGGTAACTTCGGTACCAACAATGCAACCCTCTTTAATTCTGTTCAAGGTAGATATGAAACTCTTACACCTTAGTTTATTCGCTTTGACCCTTGCGGCACCAAATGTCTATGCCCTTTCTTCGGATAGCGAGCAACCTGTCTACATTGACTCAGACAGCCAGCAATTGGATATGAAAAGTAATCAAGTAACCTTTCTTGGTGATGTAAACCTTAAACAAGGCAGCATCAATATCAATGCCGATAAGGTTATTGTTACCCGCAACGCCGTAAACGGCGAGATTGAAGAAATTCAAGGCTTTGGTAAGCCAGCAACCTTCTCTCAGCTTACTGACGATGGTAAGACACTCTACGGTGAAGCTGACGACCTGCATTACCAGCTTGTTGCCGACAAACTGATCATGACCAAGAATGCGATGCTATCTCAAGATGGCAGTATCATTCGCGGCTCTAAGATCACTTACCAGATCGGTTCTCAGAAATTAGTCGCTGACAGTGGTGAAAACAAACGAGTGTCAACGGTTTTACAACCAACGGAAGTGAATAAGTAGCGATGGCTGTTCTTAAAGCAAAAAACCTAGCGAAAACCTATAGCAAGCGTAAGGTAGTAACCGATGTAAGCTTGCAGGTAGAGTCAGGCCAGATCGTTGGTCTGCTTGGGCCTAACGGTGCAGGTAAAACCACGTCTTTCTATATGATTGTTGGTTTAGTTGCGCGTGATGAGGGCACCATCAGCATTGATGACCGAGACATCAGTATCTTGCCAATGCACAGTCGCTCTCGTCTTGGTATCGGTTATCTGCCACAAGAAGCATCGATTTTCCGTAAGTTGTCAGTTGAGAACAACATCATGGCGGTATTACAAACCCGTGATGAGATGACCAATGAACAGCGTCAAGATAAATTGGAAGACCTGCTTGAAGAATTCCACATCCAACATATCCGCACCAGTAATGGTATGGCTCTGTCGGGTGGTGAGCGTCGTCGTGTTGAGATTGCTCGCGCATTGGCAGCAAACCCGCAGTTCATTCTTCTGGATGAACCGTTCGCTGGTGTTGACCCGATCTCGGTTATCGATATCAAAAAAATCATTGTTCACCTACGCGATCGTGGCTTGGGCGTTTTGATTACCGACCACAACGTTCGTGAAACACTAGACGTATGTGAAAAAGCTTACATCGTAAGCCAAGGACACCTAATCGCTGAAGGTACTCCTGAAGATGTTCTCAATAACGAACAAGTTAAACAAGTTTATCTAGGCGAACAATTCCGTCTATGATTATATAGAGAGTATCGAGAGTTCTAAGAATAATAACTAGGTAAGTCACACTGAATGAAACCCTCATTACAACTTAAGCTAGGCCAACAGTTAGCAATGACTCCTCAATTGCAGCAAGCGATTCGTTTGTTGCAATTGTCTACTTTAGATTTGCAGCAAGAGATTCAAGAAGCACTTGAATCTAACCCACTACTCGATGTCGAAGAAGGCAATGAAGATACGCCAACGTCGGAAGAAAAACCTAGCAGTGACGAAAAAGAAACAGTTGAAGCCACAGAGCAAGACTTACCTGATAGCTCAGACTTAATCGAAAAATCAGAGATTGGCAACGAACTAGAAATCGACACAACTTGGGAAGACGTCTACAGCGCAAACACCGGTAATACGGGTATTGCGATTGATGACGACATGCCTGTTTATCAAGGTGAAACCACTCAAAGCCTGCACGATTACCTGCTTTGGCAACTCGATTTAACACCATTCACTGACACCGACCGAAGCATCGCTTTTGCATTGATAGATGCCATCGACGACTATGGCTACCTCACTGTAACTTGTGAAGACATCCTTGAAAACTTCGACAATGAAGAGATCGAGCTTGATGAAATTGAAGCCGTACGTAAACGAATTCAGCAGTTTGACCCGCTAGGTGTCGGTTCAGTCAACCTGCAAGATTGCTTGTTACTGCAACTGGCAACCTTCCCTCAAGATACGCCTTGGCTCAACGAAGCTAAGTTAGTACTTACTAGCCATATCGACCAACTCGGCAATCGCGATTACAAACTGGTTATCAAAGAGACCAAGTTGAAAGAAGCAGAACTACGTGAAGTTTTGCAGCTTATTCAACAGCTGGACCCTCGCCCTGGCAGTAAGATTACTCCAGATGAAACTGAGTATGTGGTTCCGGATGTATCTGTCTTCAAAGACCTTGGCAAATGGTTAGTGACCATTAACCCTGATAGCGTGCCTAAACTGAAAGTGAATCAGCAGTACGCTGATCTGGGTAGTAAAGGCAACAGCGCCGACAACCAATACATCCGCTCAAATTTGCAAGAAGCAAAGTGGCTAATTAAAAGCCTAGAGAGTCGAAATGAGACGCTACTCAAAGTTGCGCGATGCATTGTTGAACATCAACGTGATTTCTTCGAACATGGCGAAGAAGCGATGAAGCCAATGGTTCTGAATGATGTTGCGTTAGCTGTTGATATGCACGAATCCACGATCTCTCGTGTGACGACTCAAAAATTCATGCACACACCACGTGGAATCTTCGAACTCAAATACTTTTTCTCAAGCCATGTCAGCACTGACAATGGCGGTGAATGTTCATCGACAGCAATTCGCGCACTCATTAAGAAGCTCGTCGCGGCAGAAAACACCGCGAAACCTCTAAGTGATAGCAAGATTGCTGCTTTACTGGCTGACCAAGGAATTCAGGTAGCTAGACGTACCATAGCGAAATACCGTGAGTCTCTGGGCATTGCCCCTTCGAGTCAGCGTAAACGCCTGCTATAAGCTCATTTAGTCGCTATTTACTTAGCAACTATAATCAGGCAACCAACTGAAAAGGAAAGTCTATGCAAATCAATATTCAAGGCCATCACGTTGATCTTACCGATTCAATGCAAGACTATGTTCACACCAAATTCGACAAACTTGAGCGCTTCTTTGATCATATAAATAGCGTTCAGGTTGTTTTAAAAGTTGAGAAAATCAATCAAATCGCAGAAGCTACCCTGCATATAAATCAGGGTGAAATCCATGCGACAGCAACAGATGAAAGCATGTATGCCGCGATTGATTCATTGGTTGATAAACTCGTCCGCCAACTCAACAAGCA includes:
- the kdsC gene encoding 3-deoxy-manno-octulosonate-8-phosphatase KdsC, with protein sequence MTQTVETLYGTVDADVFAVAKEIKLLICDVDGVFSDGRIYMGNNGEELKTFHTRDGYGIKSLMNAGIEIAIITGRKSQIVENRMTALGIKLIYQGQDDKVKAYQDICDKLSVNPENTGYIGDDLIDWPVMEKVGLKVCVADGHPLLAKRANYVTTINGGHGAVREVCDLILQARNELDVHKGLSI
- the lptC gene encoding LPS export ABC transporter periplasmic protein LptC encodes the protein MSFTRIIYLILIFIASWSTYYLYDKEQTSTIQVAPNLELPAFSGKSLNNISYDESGIRSYQVESTYLEHYSVVGDTHFQNPVLSVFREGHTIEWQVTADRAIMDENQVVTFYDNVVAKNLLPEASFDTMTTDKMVVELPSRDFYSETPVHMIGTFFETEGQAMKGNFGTNNATLFNSVQGRYETLTP
- the lptA gene encoding lipopolysaccharide transport periplasmic protein LptA; translated protein: MKLLHLSLFALTLAAPNVYALSSDSEQPVYIDSDSQQLDMKSNQVTFLGDVNLKQGSININADKVIVTRNAVNGEIEEIQGFGKPATFSQLTDDGKTLYGEADDLHYQLVADKLIMTKNAMLSQDGSIIRGSKITYQIGSQKLVADSGENKRVSTVLQPTEVNK
- the lptB gene encoding LPS export ABC transporter ATP-binding protein translates to MAVLKAKNLAKTYSKRKVVTDVSLQVESGQIVGLLGPNGAGKTTSFYMIVGLVARDEGTISIDDRDISILPMHSRSRLGIGYLPQEASIFRKLSVENNIMAVLQTRDEMTNEQRQDKLEDLLEEFHIQHIRTSNGMALSGGERRRVEIARALAANPQFILLDEPFAGVDPISVIDIKKIIVHLRDRGLGVLITDHNVRETLDVCEKAYIVSQGHLIAEGTPEDVLNNEQVKQVYLGEQFRL
- a CDS encoding RNA polymerase factor sigma-54; translation: MKPSLQLKLGQQLAMTPQLQQAIRLLQLSTLDLQQEIQEALESNPLLDVEEGNEDTPTSEEKPSSDEKETVEATEQDLPDSSDLIEKSEIGNELEIDTTWEDVYSANTGNTGIAIDDDMPVYQGETTQSLHDYLLWQLDLTPFTDTDRSIAFALIDAIDDYGYLTVTCEDILENFDNEEIELDEIEAVRKRIQQFDPLGVGSVNLQDCLLLQLATFPQDTPWLNEAKLVLTSHIDQLGNRDYKLVIKETKLKEAELREVLQLIQQLDPRPGSKITPDETEYVVPDVSVFKDLGKWLVTINPDSVPKLKVNQQYADLGSKGNSADNQYIRSNLQEAKWLIKSLESRNETLLKVARCIVEHQRDFFEHGEEAMKPMVLNDVALAVDMHESTISRVTTQKFMHTPRGIFELKYFFSSHVSTDNGGECSSTAIRALIKKLVAAENTAKPLSDSKIAALLADQGIQVARRTIAKYRESLGIAPSSQRKRLL
- the hpf gene encoding ribosome hibernation promoting factor, coding for MQINIQGHHVDLTDSMQDYVHTKFDKLERFFDHINSVQVVLKVEKINQIAEATLHINQGEIHATATDESMYAAIDSLVDKLVRQLNKHKEKLSSH